Proteins co-encoded in one Strix uralensis isolate ZFMK-TIS-50842 chromosome 2, bStrUra1, whole genome shotgun sequence genomic window:
- the SERPINH1 gene encoding serpin H1 codes for MWITLVLALCGLAAAVPSEDRKLSDKATTLADRSTTLAFNLYHAMAKDKNMENILLSPVVVASSLGLVSLGGKATTASQAKAVLSADKLNDDYVHSGLSELLNEVSNSTARNVTWKIGNRLYGPASINFADDFVKNSKKHYNYEHSKINFRDKRSALKSINEWAAQTTDGKLPEVTKDVEKTDGALIVNAMFFKPHWDEKFHHKMVDNRGFMVTRSYTVGVPMMHRTGLYNYYDDETEKLQVVEMPLAHKLSSMIFIMPNHVEPLERVEKLLNREQLKAWAGKMKKRSVAISLPKVILEVSHDLQKHLADLGLTEAIDKTKADLSKISGKKDLYLSNVFHAAALEWDTEGNPYDADIYGREEMRNPKLFYADHPFIFMIKDSKTNSILFIGRLVRPKGDKMRDEL; via the exons ATGTGGATTACTCTGGTGCTTGCTCTCTGCGGCCTCGCTGCAGCCGTGCCCTCGGAGGACAGGAAGCTGAGTGACAAGGCAACGACGCTGGCTGACCGCAGCACGACGTTGGCCTTCAACCTCTACCATGCCATGGCGAAAGACAAGAACATGGAGAACATCTTGCTGTCCCCCGTGGTTGTGGCATCCTCCCTTGGCCTTGTGTCCCTCGGGGGCAAGGCCACAACTGCCTCCCAAGCCAAGGCAGTGCTCAGCGCAGACAAACTGAACGACGACTACGTGCACAGCGGGTTGTCCGAGCTCCTGAACGAGGTCAGCAACAGCACAGCCCGCAACGTCACCTGGAAGATCGGCAACCGCTTGTATGGCCCTGCCTCCATCAATTTCGCCGATGACTTTGTGAAGAACAGCAAGAAACACTACAACTACGAGCACTCCAAGATCAACTTCCGAGACAAGAGGAGCGCCCTGAAATCCATTAATGAGTGGGCAGCCCAGACCACGGATGGGAAACTTCCAGAGGTCACGAAAGATGTTGAGAAAACCGATGGGGCCCTCATTGTCAATGCCATGTTCTTCAAGC ctcacTGGGATGAGAAGTTCCATCATAAGATGGTGGACAACCGTGGCTTCATGGTGACCCGTTCCTACACTGTGGGTGTTCCCATGATGCATCGCACAG GTCTCTACAATTACTATGATGATGAGACAGAGAAGCTCCAGGTGGTAGAGATGCCACTTGCTCACAAGCTCTCCAGCATGATCTTTATCATGCCAAACCACGTGGAGCCTCTGGAGAGGGTTGAGAAACTGCTGAACAGGGAGCAGCTGAAGGCCTGGGCTGGCAAGATGAAGAAGAGATCCGTGGCCATCTCGCTGCCTAAAGTCATCCTGGAAGTCAGCCACGACCTTCAG AAACACTTGGCTGATCTGGGCCTGACAGAAGCCATTGACAAAACCAAGGCTGATTTGTCAAAGATCTCTGGCAAGAAAGACCTTTACCTGTCCAACGTCTTCCACGCTGCTGCTCTTGAATGGGACACGGAAGGGAACCCCTACGATGCTGACATCTACGGCCGAGAGGAGATGAGGAACCCCAAGCTCTTCTATGCTGACCACCCCTTCATCTTCATGATCAAGGACAGTAAAACCAACTCCATTCTCTTCATCGGCAGGCTCGTGAGGCCCAAAGGCGACAAGATGCGTGATGAGTTGTag
- the RPS3 gene encoding small ribosomal subunit protein uS3 gives MAVQISKKRKFVADGIFKAELNEFLTRELAEDGYSGVEVRVTPTRTEIIILATRTQNVLGEKGRRIRELTAVVQKRFGFPEGSVELYAEKVATRGLCAIAQAESLRYKLLGGLAVRRACYGVLRFIMESGAKGCEVVVSGKLRGQRAKSMKFVDGLMIHSGDPVNYYVDTAVRHVLLRQGVLGIKVKIMLPWDPSGKIGPKKPLPDHVSIVEPKEEILPTTPISEQKGGKPEQPAMPQPVPTA, from the exons ATGGCGGTGCAGATCTCCAAGAAGCGCAAG TTTGTCGCTGACGGTATCTTCAAAGCTGAGCTGAATGAGTTTCTGACTCGTGAACTGGCTGAAGATGGGTACTCCGGAGTAGAAGTCCGGGTCACTCCAACCAGGACTGAGATTATCATACTTGCCACCAG aactcAGAATGTCCTGGGTGAGAAGGGACGCCGCATCCGGGAGTTGACGGCTGTCGTGCAGAAGAGGTTTGGATTCCCCGAGGGAAGCGTTGAG CTCTATGCCGAGAAGGTGGCCACGAGAGGTCTGTGTGCAATCGCTCAGGCAGAGTCCCTGCGGTACAAGCTTCTGGGAGGTTTAGCAGTGCGTCG agcctgcTATGGTGTCCTCCGCTTCATCATGGAGAGTGGTGCCAAGGGTTGCGAGGTGGTTGTGTCCGGCAAACTCCGAGGTCAGCGTGCCAAGTCCATGAAATTTGTGGATGGCTTGATGATCCACAGCGGAGACCCGGTGAATTACTACGTCGACACAGCTGTGCGTCACGTCCTTCTCCGGCAGG GTGTACTGGGGATCAAAGTAAAGATTATGTTACCCTGGGACCCAAGTGGAAAGATTGGCCCCAAAAAGCCTCTGCCAGACCATGTCAGCATTGTGGAACCCAAAGAAGAGATCTTGCCCACCACCCCCATTTCAGAGCAGAAAGGTGGCAAACCAGAACAGCCAGCCATGCCTCAGCCGGTTCCCACTGCCTGA